Proteins encoded by one window of Anopheles maculipalpis chromosome 2RL, idAnoMacuDA_375_x, whole genome shotgun sequence:
- the LOC126558670 gene encoding myeloid zinc finger 1 yields the protein MSAKTLTPPQTYSRLFRPWDGKETTPEVPSATCSEPSPSRVNGEESDSYSDSESEQTIKSEPIEYNHNSPVKSSEIFGSNVPITNDPSLMHYPSADVAAYYHYCYRQQQHQLSEHPLPSQLHPEPPRVPGPVGAFGVPSMPAAIDPLGFTYDQMEQEYMRVLSEDAKAKLLASRKQRPKKFKCPHCDVAFSNNGQLKGHIRIHTGERPFKCEEPSCGKTFTRNEELTRHKRIHTGIRPYGCQTCGKKFGRRDHLKKHTKTHMPQERYTYGLMPASAAAAAAAAMLMPMYASHVFGY from the exons ATGTCGGCTAAAACACTAACGCCACCGCAAACGTACTCGCGGCTGTTTCGTCCTTGGGATGGTAAGGAGACAACGCCAGAAGTGCCTTCGGCAACGTGCAGCGAACCAAGCCCAAGTCGTGTAAATGGTGAAGAATCAGACTCGTACAGTGACAGTGAAAGTGAGCAAACGATAAAATCAGAACCGATCGAGTACAATCACAACAGTCCAGTGAAATCTAGTGAGATCTTCGGATCAAACGTTCCTATTACCAATGACCCATCGTTGATGCATTATCCTTCGGCGGATGTGGCCGCGTACTACCATTATTGCTatcggcaacagcagcatcaactgTCCGAACATCCACTACCAAGCCAACTGCACCCGGAACCGCCCAGAGTTCCAGGTCCGGTGGGAGCTTTCGGCGTACCCAGTATGCCAGCAGCGATCGATCCGCTCGGATTTACGTACGATCAAATGGAACAAGAGTACATGCGTGTGTTGAGCGAGGATGCAAAGGCGAAGCTACTGGCTAGCCGTAAACAGCGGCCGAAGAAGTTTAAATGTCCCCATTGCGATGTAGCGTTCTCCAACAATGGTCAACTAAAAGGACACATCCGTATCCATACCG GCGAACGACCGTTCAAGTGTGAGGAACCTAGCTGTGGTAAAACATTCACCCGTAACGAGGAACTAACGCGCCATAAACGGATCCACACCGGCATCCGACCGTACGGCTGCCAGACTTGTGGGAAAAAGTTTGGTCGGCGAGATCACCTCAAGAAGCACACCAAAACGCACATGCCTCAGGAACGGTACACGTATGGCCTGATGCCAGCGTCCGCAGCCGCGGCTGCAGCAGCGGCCATGCTGATGCCGATGTACGCGTCCCATGTCTTTGGATACTAG